Proteins encoded within one genomic window of Micromonospora halotolerans:
- a CDS encoding GNAT family N-acetyltransferase: protein MARVEPVEITEDGLLLRPWRAEDADAVHRACQDPDIQRWTTVPRPYLPEHALAFVTTISGAAWADGTGGPFAVCDAATGELLASCGLVSVDRGLDSAEVGYWTAPWARGRGVAVRATRAVARWAFDALKLRRLIWQAEVGNHASRLVALRAGFRVEGELRLAHPAVDGRPEGWIGSLFPADLAAPGEPAPYGPDTLQARRAAVYRRPQPVLFATAGTTELRLRAFEERDIDALVTTCRDEDTIRWTTVPHPYRREHAEGFLRDIAEAAWARGTGASYAVADAEDRYVASIDLRVSPGDPLVADVGFMTAPHARGRGYLPAALAALCAWGFTTLGLARIEWRANVGNTASRRVAEKAGFTVEGTLRGGVQHRGERQDVWVGGLLPEDLR from the coding sequence ATGGCTCGGGTGGAGCCTGTGGAGATCACCGAGGACGGCCTGCTGCTGCGACCCTGGCGGGCGGAGGACGCCGACGCGGTGCACCGCGCCTGCCAGGATCCGGACATCCAGCGCTGGACCACCGTACCTCGCCCGTACCTGCCCGAACACGCCCTCGCCTTCGTGACCACGATCAGCGGGGCGGCCTGGGCGGACGGCACCGGTGGGCCGTTCGCGGTCTGCGACGCGGCGACCGGCGAGCTGCTCGCCTCCTGCGGGCTCGTCTCCGTCGACCGCGGCCTGGACTCCGCCGAGGTGGGCTACTGGACCGCGCCCTGGGCCCGGGGCCGGGGCGTGGCCGTGCGCGCCACCCGGGCGGTCGCCCGCTGGGCGTTCGACGCGCTCAAGCTGCGCCGGCTGATCTGGCAGGCCGAGGTCGGCAACCACGCCTCCCGGCTGGTCGCGCTCCGGGCCGGCTTCCGGGTCGAGGGCGAGCTGCGGTTGGCCCATCCGGCGGTCGACGGCCGCCCGGAGGGCTGGATCGGTTCCCTCTTCCCGGCCGATCTGGCCGCGCCCGGCGAGCCCGCCCCGTACGGCCCCGACACCCTCCAGGCGCGCCGGGCGGCGGTCTACCGCCGGCCCCAGCCGGTCCTGTTCGCCACCGCCGGCACCACCGAGCTGCGCCTGCGCGCGTTCGAGGAGCGTGACATCGACGCGCTCGTGACCACCTGCCGGGACGAGGACACCATCCGCTGGACCACCGTGCCGCACCCCTACCGCCGGGAGCACGCCGAGGGCTTCCTGCGGGACATCGCCGAGGCGGCCTGGGCCCGGGGCACCGGCGCCTCCTACGCCGTCGCCGACGCCGAGGACCGCTACGTCGCCTCGATCGACCTGCGCGTCTCTCCCGGCGACCCGCTCGTCGCCGACGTGGGCTTCATGACCGCGCCACACGCCCGGGGCCGGGGCTACCTGCCGGCCGCGCTGGCCGCGCTCTGCGCCTGGGGCTTCACCACGCTCGGCCTGGCCCGGATCGAGTGGCGGGCCAACGTCGGCAACACCGCGTCCCGCCGGGTCGCCGAGAAGGCCGGCTTCACCGTCGAGGGCACCCTCCGCGGCGGCGTCCAGCACCGCGGGGAACGGCAGGACGTCTGGGTCGGCGGGCTGCTCCCGGAGGACCTGCGGTGA
- a CDS encoding GNAT family N-acetyltransferase encodes MTPETIEAHGVRLRPDRLTDVTDLAAACADPAIRRFLPGLPDPYTEESARWWITEGAPAVRATGGATYAIADPATDRLLGAAGLSHPVAERRQAEIGFWVAPWARGRGVATAATRALAEAAFAAGTVRLELLAHEENTASQRVALAAGFRHEGVRRSAGQGRGGRHDLAVWVRLAGDPPGPTARLLPDLPGGRLTDGVVTLRRLGPEDADPWYRLHTRPEVVASRVPPVPPAREAIERRCRLAESHWLAGRSADLAIVDAATGAVAGGCALVYDEPATGQAMLGYSMLPEARGRGLATRAVGLVAGWAFDVGLARLWAGTRPENIASQRVLGKAGFGREGLLRGRLPGPDGTRVDSLIFGRLAGDRAG; translated from the coding sequence GTGACGCCGGAGACCATCGAGGCGCACGGGGTGCGGCTGCGGCCGGACCGGCTCACCGACGTGACGGACCTGGCCGCGGCCTGCGCCGACCCGGCCATCCGGCGGTTCCTGCCCGGCCTGCCGGACCCGTACACCGAGGAGAGCGCCCGGTGGTGGATCACCGAGGGCGCGCCGGCGGTCCGGGCCACCGGCGGCGCGACGTACGCGATCGCCGACCCGGCCACCGACCGGCTGCTCGGCGCGGCCGGCCTCAGCCACCCGGTGGCGGAACGCCGGCAGGCGGAGATCGGCTTCTGGGTCGCGCCGTGGGCGCGCGGCCGCGGCGTCGCCACGGCCGCCACCCGCGCGCTGGCCGAGGCGGCCTTCGCCGCCGGCACCGTCCGGCTCGAACTGCTCGCCCACGAGGAGAACACGGCCAGCCAGCGGGTGGCGCTGGCCGCTGGATTCCGGCACGAGGGGGTACGCCGGTCGGCCGGCCAGGGTCGGGGCGGTCGGCACGACCTGGCCGTCTGGGTACGCCTCGCCGGCGACCCGCCCGGCCCGACCGCGCGGCTGCTGCCGGACCTGCCCGGCGGCCGGCTCACCGACGGCGTGGTGACGCTGCGGCGGCTCGGGCCGGAGGACGCCGACCCGTGGTACCGGCTGCACACCCGGCCCGAGGTGGTGGCGAGCCGGGTCCCGCCGGTGCCGCCGGCCCGGGAGGCGATCGAGCGGCGCTGCCGGCTGGCGGAGAGCCACTGGCTGGCCGGCCGCTCGGCCGACCTGGCGATCGTCGACGCGGCGACCGGCGCGGTGGCCGGCGGCTGCGCCCTCGTGTATGACGAGCCCGCCACCGGCCAGGCCATGCTCGGCTACAGCATGCTGCCCGAGGCGCGCGGCCGGGGGCTGGCCACCCGGGCGGTGGGCCTGGTGGCCGGTTGGGCGTTCGACGTCGGGCTGGCCCGGCTCTGGGCCGGCACCCGGCCGGAGAACATCGCCTCGCAGCGGGTGCTGGGGAAGGCCGGCTTCGGCCGGGAGGGACTGCTGCGCGGCCGGCTTCCCGGCCCGGACGGCACGCGGGTCGACTCGCTCATCTTCGGCCGGCTGGCGGGCGACCGCGCCGGATGA
- the hpf gene encoding ribosome hibernation-promoting factor, HPF/YfiA family: protein MDIVVKGRNVEVPDHYRVHVAEKLAKIERYDHKLIRVDVELFHERNPRQADHCQRVEITCVTRGPVIRAEACTNDFYSALDAAIAKLDTRFRRAADRRRVHRGRHAPLSVAAATADLPVADLEGPGLATLNGHATATAVAERPDEGGYEEHDDQPWHIARAKVHPAEPMTVDDALFQMELVGHDFYLFQDKESGRPSVVYRRHAYDYGIISLDTGP from the coding sequence GTGGACATCGTGGTCAAGGGCCGTAACGTCGAAGTGCCGGACCATTACCGGGTACACGTAGCCGAAAAGCTCGCAAAGATCGAACGCTACGACCACAAGCTCATTCGCGTGGACGTCGAGTTGTTCCACGAGCGCAATCCGCGCCAGGCCGATCATTGCCAGCGGGTGGAAATCACCTGCGTGACGCGCGGTCCGGTGATCCGGGCCGAGGCCTGCACGAATGATTTCTACAGCGCGCTGGATGCCGCCATCGCCAAGCTGGACACCCGCTTCCGCCGGGCGGCCGACCGCCGCCGCGTACACCGGGGCCGGCACGCGCCGCTCTCCGTGGCCGCCGCCACCGCGGACCTGCCGGTGGCCGACCTGGAGGGGCCCGGCCTGGCGACCCTGAACGGGCACGCGACGGCCACCGCCGTCGCGGAACGGCCCGACGAGGGCGGCTACGAGGAACACGACGACCAGCCGTGGCACATCGCGCGGGCGAAGGTGCACCCCGCCGAGCCGATGACGGTCGACGACGCGCTGTTCCAGATGGAACTGGTCGGCCACGACTTCTACCTGTTCCAGGACAAGGAGTCGGGCCGACCGAGCGTGGTCTACCGCCGGCACGCCTACGACTACGGGATCATCTCGCTCGACACCGGACCCTGA
- a CDS encoding ComF family protein gives MPGLGGLWSDLTDLVLPAGCAGCGEHVPGLRQGFCPGCARDLEALVPAPTRPDPAPAGLPPCVALGPYAGALRNGLLAYKERGRHGLARPLGALLAEVVAAAAGGRGPVTLVAVPDTARAARARYGDHLDRLTRHAAARLGAAGWPVRVLRPLRALPRPDSVALDSAGRAAAAEAAFRLRRTRGVAGPVVLLDDIVTTGATLAAVSRVLREAGMTPKAAAVLAATQKRHHQ, from the coding sequence GTGCCGGGCCTGGGCGGACTCTGGTCGGATCTGACCGACCTGGTGCTGCCGGCCGGGTGCGCCGGTTGCGGGGAGCACGTACCCGGCCTGCGGCAGGGCTTCTGCCCGGGCTGTGCGCGTGACCTGGAGGCGCTGGTCCCCGCGCCGACCCGGCCCGATCCGGCCCCGGCCGGCCTGCCGCCCTGCGTCGCCCTCGGCCCGTACGCGGGCGCGCTGCGGAACGGGCTGCTGGCGTACAAGGAGCGGGGCCGGCACGGGCTGGCCCGGCCGCTGGGCGCGTTGCTGGCCGAGGTGGTCGCCGCCGCGGCCGGCGGGCGAGGCCCGGTGACCCTGGTGGCGGTGCCGGACACCGCGCGGGCGGCCCGGGCCCGGTACGGCGACCACCTGGACCGGCTGACCCGCCACGCGGCGGCCCGGCTGGGCGCGGCCGGCTGGCCGGTACGCGTGCTCCGGCCGCTGCGCGCGCTGCCCCGGCCCGACTCGGTGGCGCTGGACAGCGCCGGTCGGGCCGCCGCGGCCGAGGCGGCGTTCCGGCTGCGCCGGACCCGCGGGGTGGCCGGTCCGGTGGTGCTGCTGGACGACATCGTCACCACGGGGGCCACGCTGGCCGCGGTGAGCCGCGTCCTGCGCGAAGCGGGAATGACGCCAAAGGCCGCGGCCGTGCTCGCCGCAACGCAAAAGCGGCACCATCAGTGA
- a CDS encoding LpqB family beta-propeller domain-containing protein — translation MRRRALAALLAGALLPAGLVGCGIPNESEVQVDGSGPAAESGAVNGSPARPPTRSDSVEPGPFIENYLRAAAAGEREQAYARAKEFIAQESKSLLPEKQQSSEIELTVVRLREKPEVTPPNNQGTSRVTVKVQQVGVLRADGTLAPPEALDTEYVFQLRRADPVGPGLLLTAVPNVLLVSDTALREYYRSRTIYFWNPDRSRLVPDLRYLPSSVPAERRVTEVVKWLTGRPSDWLASGVTGLPDGTRPINNATGADGHWEVNLTMPGANNERLGLLATQLAWSLPELNGQLDLKIQNQKRRTVDLQQERAGHAAYPTGGVPARFSVYDGAIRPLAIGNEPRAAVPLSPADNRNVVSAALAHAGDQVLAALVVTDTARRQRLRVGSGPDPVTVFNSGARAFGAIGRPTWLRSMDKDHPAGLVAADGKLYRFDDAAAMSVVRLAVPGPVVAVAGSLDGHRIALVSGGVLYVAAVSVDGGVVSVGQPRRVVTLLTGISAVDWLTENELVLAGNEPDRRPAIHQVSVDGGEETALERDIGAEVTQLAAYPGGAVGGLPSLSYMYEANRAAFRNNPPDIIKREQVLDVPAGSRATNPTAPFFLY, via the coding sequence ATGAGGCGGCGGGCGCTGGCCGCGCTGCTGGCCGGTGCGTTGCTCCCGGCCGGGCTGGTCGGTTGCGGGATCCCGAACGAGAGCGAGGTGCAGGTCGACGGCTCGGGTCCGGCCGCCGAATCCGGCGCGGTCAACGGCAGCCCCGCACGGCCGCCGACCCGGAGCGACAGCGTCGAGCCCGGCCCGTTCATCGAGAACTACCTGCGGGCGGCGGCCGCCGGTGAGCGCGAGCAGGCGTACGCCCGGGCCAAGGAGTTCATCGCGCAGGAGTCGAAGAGCCTGCTCCCGGAGAAGCAGCAGAGCAGCGAGATCGAGCTGACCGTGGTCCGGCTCCGGGAGAAGCCCGAGGTCACCCCGCCGAACAACCAGGGCACCAGCCGGGTGACTGTCAAGGTGCAGCAGGTCGGCGTGCTGCGCGCGGACGGCACGCTGGCGCCGCCGGAGGCCCTCGACACCGAGTACGTGTTCCAGTTGCGCCGGGCCGACCCGGTCGGCCCGGGGCTGCTCCTCACCGCCGTGCCGAACGTGCTGCTGGTCAGCGACACCGCGCTGCGGGAGTACTACCGGTCGCGCACCATCTACTTCTGGAACCCGGACCGGTCGCGTCTGGTGCCCGATCTGCGCTACCTGCCCTCGTCGGTGCCGGCCGAGCGTCGGGTCACCGAGGTGGTGAAGTGGTTGACCGGCCGCCCGTCCGACTGGCTGGCCTCCGGCGTGACCGGGCTGCCCGACGGCACCCGGCCGATCAACAACGCCACCGGCGCGGACGGGCACTGGGAGGTCAACCTCACCATGCCCGGGGCCAACAACGAGCGACTCGGCCTGCTCGCCACCCAGCTGGCCTGGTCGCTGCCCGAGTTGAACGGCCAGCTCGATCTGAAGATCCAGAACCAGAAGCGGCGCACCGTCGACCTCCAGCAGGAGCGGGCGGGGCACGCCGCGTACCCGACCGGAGGAGTCCCGGCGCGGTTCAGCGTCTACGACGGCGCGATCCGTCCGCTGGCCATCGGCAACGAGCCGCGGGCCGCCGTCCCGCTCTCGCCCGCCGACAACCGGAACGTGGTCTCCGCGGCGCTCGCGCACGCCGGTGATCAGGTGCTGGCCGCGCTGGTGGTCACAGACACGGCCCGCCGGCAGCGCCTGCGGGTCGGATCCGGCCCGGACCCGGTCACCGTGTTCAACAGCGGTGCCCGAGCATTCGGCGCGATCGGCCGGCCCACCTGGCTGCGCTCGATGGACAAGGACCACCCGGCCGGTCTCGTGGCGGCCGACGGCAAGCTCTACCGGTTCGACGATGCTGCGGCGATGAGCGTCGTCCGGCTGGCCGTCCCGGGCCCGGTCGTGGCGGTGGCCGGGTCCCTCGACGGGCACCGGATCGCGCTGGTCAGTGGGGGCGTCCTCTACGTGGCCGCGGTCAGCGTCGACGGCGGTGTGGTGAGCGTGGGCCAGCCGCGCCGAGTGGTCACCCTGCTCACCGGCATCAGCGCCGTCGACTGGCTGACCGAGAACGAGCTGGTCCTCGCCGGCAACGAGCCGGACCGCCGGCCGGCGATCCACCAGGTCAGCGTCGACGGCGGCGAGGAGACCGCGCTCGAGCGGGACATCGGCGCCGAGGTGACCCAGCTGGCCGCGTACCCGGGCGGTGCGGTCGGCGGGCTGCCGTCGCTGTCGTACATGTACGAGGCGAACCGGGCGGCCTTCCGGAACAATCCTCCCGACATCATCAAGCGCGAACAGGTGCTGGACGTGCCGGCGGGCAGCCGGGCGACCAACCCGACCGCACCCTTCTTCCTCTACTGA
- the mtrB gene encoding MtrAB system histidine kinase MtrB has protein sequence MAPRRLRAARALWRLLAGRTARLAAGAHQTWRRSLQLRVVTITLVASSLLVGGFAFLIADKLTNILLENAETDVLLRLQNGSDYASKQFNLYSQPQEAQLQDTIDGTVNYLAGGDPAQTSGVVVAITADNFTNIAPRTSPDVQVRPMISQELRSSVAAGKVAHQIRTGSLGGQRTKYLVYGSPVPTRFGQLELYYLVPLSRQDATAADARATVVATGAALVLLLGLLAALVTRLVVTPVRVAARTAQRLSAGLLDQRMVVNGEDDLALLAASFNQMATNLQRQILRLEEMSRLQRRFTSDVSHELRTPLTTVRMAADLIFAERDEFDPAVARSAELLQAELDRFEELLTDLLEISRFDAGFAMLDSEPTDLVPVVHRVTERLAGLAERVGVAIELDLPDSPVIAEVDPRRVERVLRNLVGNAVEHGEAKPVRITLGVDQSAVAITVRDHGVGLKPGEEKLVFNRFWRADPSRARQTGGTGLGLSISLEDARLHGGWLEAWGAPGQGAQFRLTLPARAGDRLTTSPLRLVPADATLPFGGPRDGGPLAIGPGSGAGALAVGPAESGDRAEVTS, from the coding sequence ATCGCGCCCCGCCGGCTCCGTGCCGCGCGGGCGTTGTGGCGCCTCCTGGCGGGTCGCACGGCCCGGCTCGCCGCCGGGGCGCACCAGACCTGGCGGAGGTCGCTCCAGCTCCGTGTGGTGACCATCACACTGGTGGCGTCCAGCCTGCTGGTGGGCGGTTTCGCGTTCCTGATCGCCGACAAGCTCACCAACATCCTGCTGGAGAACGCCGAGACCGACGTGCTGCTGCGGCTGCAGAACGGCAGCGACTACGCCTCGAAGCAGTTCAACCTCTACAGCCAGCCGCAGGAGGCCCAGCTCCAGGACACCATCGACGGCACGGTCAACTACCTGGCCGGCGGTGACCCGGCGCAGACCAGCGGCGTGGTGGTGGCGATCACCGCCGACAACTTCACCAACATCGCGCCGCGCACCTCCCCGGACGTGCAGGTGCGCCCGATGATCAGCCAGGAGCTGCGTTCCTCGGTGGCGGCCGGCAAAGTCGCCCACCAGATCCGCACCGGCTCGCTCGGCGGCCAGCGCACGAAATACCTGGTCTACGGCTCCCCGGTGCCCACCCGGTTCGGCCAACTGGAGCTCTACTACCTCGTGCCCCTGTCCCGCCAGGACGCCACCGCGGCCGACGCCCGGGCCACCGTGGTCGCCACCGGCGCGGCCCTGGTGCTGCTGCTCGGCCTGCTGGCCGCCCTGGTCACCCGCCTCGTGGTGACGCCGGTGCGGGTGGCGGCCCGGACCGCCCAGCGGCTCTCCGCCGGCCTGCTCGACCAGCGGATGGTGGTCAACGGCGAGGACGACCTGGCCCTGCTCGCCGCGTCGTTCAACCAGATGGCGACCAACCTGCAACGGCAGATCCTCCGGCTGGAGGAGATGTCCCGGCTGCAACGCCGCTTCACCTCCGACGTCTCGCACGAGCTGCGGACGCCGCTGACCACGGTCCGGATGGCCGCCGACCTGATCTTCGCCGAGCGCGACGAGTTCGACCCGGCGGTGGCGCGCAGCGCCGAGCTGCTCCAGGCCGAGCTGGACCGGTTCGAGGAGCTGCTCACCGACCTGCTGGAGATCAGCCGCTTCGACGCCGGCTTCGCCATGCTCGACAGCGAGCCGACCGACCTGGTGCCGGTGGTGCACCGGGTGACCGAGCGGCTGGCCGGGCTGGCCGAGCGGGTCGGGGTGGCCATCGAGCTGGACCTGCCGGACAGCCCGGTGATCGCCGAGGTCGACCCGCGCCGGGTCGAGCGGGTGCTGCGCAACCTGGTCGGCAACGCCGTCGAGCACGGGGAGGCCAAGCCCGTGCGGATCACCCTCGGCGTCGACCAGAGCGCGGTGGCGATCACCGTGCGGGACCACGGCGTCGGGCTCAAGCCCGGCGAGGAGAAGCTGGTCTTCAACCGGTTCTGGCGGGCCGACCCGTCCCGGGCCCGGCAGACCGGCGGCACCGGGCTGGGCCTCTCCATCAGCCTGGAGGACGCCCGACTGCACGGCGGCTGGCTGGAGGCGTGGGGGGCGCCGGGGCAGGGCGCCCAGTTCCGGCTGACCCTGCCGGCCCGCGCCGGGGACCGGCTGACCACCTCGCCGCTGCGGCTCGTGCCGGCCGACGCCACCTTGCCGTTCGGCGGTCCGCGCGACGGCGGCCCGCTCGCCATCGGTCCGGGTAGCGGCGCGGGCGCGCTGGCCGTCGGGCCGGCGGAGTCGGGCGACCGGGCGGAGGTGACGTCATGA
- the mtrA gene encoding MtrAB system response regulator MtrA, which produces MRARVLVVDDDPALAEMLGIVLRSEGFVPSFVADGERALAAFRDSRPDIVLLDLMLPGMSGIDVARAIRGESGVPIVMLTAKSDTVDVVLGLESGADDYVVKPFKPKELVARMRARLRRGEDVAPELLTIGPPGNQITIDVPAHTVSRDGEEVKLTPLEFDLLVALARKPRQVFTREVLLEQVWGYRHAADTRLVNVHVQRLRAKIEPDPERPEIILTVRGVGYKAGTG; this is translated from the coding sequence ATGAGAGCCCGGGTACTGGTGGTCGACGACGACCCCGCACTCGCCGAGATGCTCGGCATCGTCCTGCGCAGCGAGGGCTTCGTGCCGTCCTTCGTGGCGGACGGGGAACGGGCGCTGGCCGCGTTCCGCGACAGCCGGCCCGACATCGTCCTGCTCGACCTGATGCTTCCCGGCATGAGCGGCATCGACGTGGCCCGGGCCATCCGGGGCGAGTCCGGGGTGCCCATCGTCATGCTGACCGCCAAGAGCGACACGGTCGACGTGGTGCTCGGGCTGGAGTCCGGCGCCGACGACTACGTGGTCAAGCCGTTCAAGCCCAAGGAGCTGGTGGCCCGGATGCGGGCCCGGCTGCGCCGGGGCGAGGACGTGGCGCCGGAGCTGCTCACCATCGGGCCGCCCGGCAACCAGATCACCATCGACGTGCCGGCACACACGGTCAGCCGGGACGGCGAGGAGGTGAAGCTGACCCCGCTGGAGTTCGACCTGCTGGTCGCGCTCGCCCGCAAGCCGCGCCAGGTCTTCACCCGCGAGGTGTTGCTGGAGCAGGTCTGGGGTTACCGGCACGCCGCCGACACCCGCCTGGTCAACGTGCACGTGCAGCGGCTGCGCGCCAAGATCGAGCCGGATCCGGAGCGACCCGAAATCATCCTCACCGTTCGGGGCGTGGGTTACAAGGCGGGCACCGGATAG
- a CDS encoding DUF4129 domain-containing protein — translation MSRWWTETAAALGDAVPLPLAALLLLAGALLVALAWYSFPIWVPRRLPRIGRPRLPRLRLRLPRLRLPRLRLPKLRLRKLRRRRARPDVAVVPVPAPRAAEPATATQAGLADRLAAEGRYAEAVRERLREMVRLLVARQLVEPRPGLTVTELTAAVARVRPEVRPTLHTAGAIFSDLWYAQRPATAAHDHRMRDLAADLRRELAAEGELR, via the coding sequence GTGAGCCGGTGGTGGACCGAGACGGCCGCCGCGCTGGGCGACGCCGTGCCACTGCCGCTGGCCGCCCTGCTCCTGCTGGCCGGGGCGCTGCTGGTCGCGCTGGCCTGGTACTCGTTCCCGATCTGGGTGCCCCGCCGGCTGCCCCGGATCGGCCGGCCCCGGCTGCCCCGGCTCCGACTGCGCCTGCCCCGGCTGCGCCTGCCGCGGCTGCGGCTGCCGAAGCTGCGACTGCGGAAGCTGCGGCGCCGCCGGGCCCGGCCGGACGTCGCGGTGGTGCCGGTGCCCGCGCCCCGGGCGGCCGAGCCGGCGACGGCCACCCAGGCGGGCCTCGCCGACCGGCTCGCCGCCGAGGGCCGGTACGCCGAGGCGGTCCGGGAACGGCTGCGCGAGATGGTCCGTCTCCTGGTGGCACGGCAACTGGTGGAGCCCCGCCCCGGGCTGACCGTCACCGAGCTGACCGCGGCCGTGGCCCGGGTCCGGCCCGAGGTGCGGCCCACCCTGCACACCGCCGGGGCGATCTTCTCCGACCTCTGGTACGCCCAGCGCCCGGCCACCGCCGCGCATGATCACCGGATGCGGGACCTCGCGGCCGACCTGCGGCGCGAACTGGCCGCCGAGGGGGAACTCCGGTGA
- a CDS encoding DUF4350 domain-containing protein: MLVPIGLAVLLIVTTLVLHAVDQPDPDDPGFLAPAAAGDDGGSRLAEALRGQGVPIRRETDTLEALRAAGAGPTTLFVPAPDLVHPDTLAALTVLPPGSRLVLVEPSRRVLTGLGLPLEPTDRRWATRAVPPDADGGPCRLPEALRAGTAAVDHQRYAGPSGADRCYAGALRRISWGTDVVVVGASDPFRNDRIDEWGNRALATGLLGGDRPLVWLDLPGPAPAPTGTSWSPSPDDGGTPRPRDTGDRDDRADPPPSWHNPLWDAFPPWFWAILAQLAVAGLLLVLWRARRLGPPVPEPLPVTVRAAETVLGRARLYRRAGARDTTAATLRAAALDRLLPRLNLPPDTPPDEVAARVAAHAGADPERVAELLHGAAPEDDRELLELARDLDALTRTLAPHPTEGDPR, from the coding sequence ATGCTGGTCCCGATCGGGCTGGCCGTGCTGCTGATCGTGACCACGCTGGTCCTGCACGCCGTGGACCAGCCCGACCCGGACGACCCGGGTTTCCTCGCGCCGGCCGCCGCCGGCGACGACGGGGGCAGCCGGCTCGCCGAGGCGCTGCGCGGGCAGGGGGTGCCGATCCGCCGGGAGACCGACACGCTGGAGGCCCTGCGGGCCGCCGGAGCAGGCCCCACCACCCTCTTCGTGCCCGCTCCGGACCTGGTGCACCCGGACACCCTGGCCGCCCTGACGGTGCTGCCGCCCGGCAGCCGGCTGGTGCTGGTCGAGCCGTCCCGCCGGGTGCTGACCGGGTTGGGTCTGCCGCTCGAACCGACCGACCGCCGGTGGGCGACCCGGGCCGTGCCGCCCGACGCCGACGGCGGGCCCTGCCGGCTGCCCGAGGCGCTCCGGGCCGGCACCGCCGCCGTGGACCACCAGCGCTACGCCGGGCCGTCCGGCGCCGACCGGTGCTACGCGGGCGCGCTGCGGCGGATCTCCTGGGGCACCGACGTGGTGGTGGTCGGGGCCAGCGACCCGTTCCGCAACGACCGGATCGACGAGTGGGGCAACCGTGCCCTCGCCACCGGCCTGCTCGGCGGCGACCGCCCGCTGGTCTGGCTCGACCTGCCCGGCCCCGCGCCCGCGCCGACCGGCACCAGCTGGTCGCCGAGCCCGGACGACGGCGGGACGCCCCGGCCCCGGGACACCGGCGACCGCGACGACCGGGCGGACCCGCCGCCGAGCTGGCACAACCCGCTCTGGGACGCGTTCCCGCCCTGGTTCTGGGCGATACTGGCCCAGCTCGCCGTGGCCGGACTGCTGCTGGTGCTGTGGCGGGCCCGCCGGCTCGGCCCGCCCGTGCCGGAGCCGCTGCCGGTGACGGTCCGCGCCGCCGAGACGGTGCTCGGCCGGGCCCGCCTCTACCGCCGGGCCGGCGCCCGGGACACCACCGCCGCCACGCTGCGCGCCGCCGCGCTGGACCGGCTGCTGCCCCGGCTCAACCTGCCCCCGGACACGCCGCCCGACGAGGTGGCCGCCCGGGTCGCCGCGCACGCCGGGGCCGACCCGGAGCGGGTGGCCGAGCTGCTGCACGGCGCCGCCCCGGAGGACGACCGGGAGCTGCTGGAGCTGGCCCGCGACCTGGACGCCCTGACCCGTACCCTGGCCCCCCACCCGACCGAAGGAGACCCCCGGTGA
- a CDS encoding AAA family ATPase — MAAASPTAQPDARAALHRLRAEVAKAVVGQDAVVTGLVIALLCRGHVLLEGVPGVAKTLLVRTVAGALDLESKRVQFTPDLMPGDVTGSLIFDPRTAAFTFREGPVFTNLLLADEINRTPPKTQSALLEVMEERQVSVEGERRPLPDPFIVAATQNPVEYEGTYPLPEAQLDRFLLKLTVPLPGRDEELGVLRAHHAGFDPRDLRAAGVRPVATAADLAAARAGVHAVHVAEPVLGYIVDLCRGTRAAPALELGASPRGATALLATAKAWSWLAGRDHVTPDDVKAVARPTLRHRLRLRPEVELEGVTVDAVLDAVLATVPTPR; from the coding sequence ATCGCCGCCGCGTCGCCCACCGCGCAGCCCGACGCCCGCGCCGCCCTGCACCGGCTGCGGGCCGAGGTGGCCAAGGCCGTCGTCGGCCAGGACGCCGTCGTCACCGGCCTGGTCATCGCGCTGCTCTGCCGGGGGCACGTGCTGCTGGAGGGCGTGCCCGGGGTCGCCAAGACCCTGCTGGTACGCACGGTGGCCGGCGCGCTGGACCTGGAGTCCAAGCGGGTGCAGTTCACCCCCGACCTGATGCCCGGCGACGTCACCGGGTCGCTGATCTTCGACCCGCGCACCGCCGCCTTCACCTTCCGGGAGGGGCCGGTCTTCACCAACCTCCTCCTCGCCGACGAGATCAACCGCACCCCGCCGAAGACCCAGTCAGCGCTGCTGGAGGTCATGGAGGAGCGGCAGGTCTCCGTCGAGGGCGAGCGCCGCCCGCTGCCCGACCCGTTCATCGTGGCGGCCACCCAGAACCCCGTCGAGTACGAGGGCACCTACCCGCTGCCCGAGGCGCAGCTCGACCGGTTCCTGCTCAAGCTGACCGTCCCGCTGCCCGGGCGGGACGAGGAGCTGGGTGTGCTCCGCGCTCACCACGCCGGGTTCGACCCGCGCGACCTGCGCGCCGCCGGCGTACGCCCGGTGGCCACCGCGGCCGACCTGGCCGCCGCCCGGGCGGGCGTGCACGCGGTGCACGTGGCCGAGCCGGTGCTCGGCTACATCGTGGACCTGTGCCGGGGCACCCGGGCCGCCCCGGCGCTGGAGCTGGGCGCCTCGCCCCGCGGCGCCACCGCCCTGCTCGCGACCGCCAAGGCATGGTCCTGGCTGGCCGGCCGGGACCACGTCACCCCGGACGACGTGAAGGCGGTCGCCCGGCCCACCCTGCGGCACCGGCTCCGGCTGCGCCCGGAGGTGGAGCTGGAGGGCGTGACCGTGGACGCCGTGCTGGACGCGGTGCTGGCCACCGTGCCGACACCGCGATGA